Genomic window (Nymphaea colorata isolate Beijing-Zhang1983 chromosome 1, ASM883128v2, whole genome shotgun sequence):
CTCTCGGCACCGACTCAGGTTCATGACCGGCGTCTCATGAGACCCGACTTGCATGTAGTATTAAAGTGTAATGAATCATTAGGAGGACAGAAACCTCGAAATTTGAGTCGTTGAACCCGTCAAACagatttccttttatttccaACCTCAAACATCATCAATTCAATAATTTTCCATATGTACATAATTTATATTGATCATTAGAACTTTTCagagaaaaaaactgaaatatttTGTGTTCTCTTTATATTACATTGCACCTTAAGTACAGATGCATCCAAAAGTTTAGACCATGGTAATATGATTTCAGAATTAGATTATGCCAACTTTTTAATAGTATAACACTCAACCAACTCTAAACCATTGGATGATGGAGATATGTGACTTACACGCTAAAAATGGTACctttctttgatatatatatatatatatatatatatatatatatatatataaatcataaacTTGCATCTACTCTTCTGCTGAAAGTTACTTATTAACACACAAGGCACACCTAGATATTTGACTGAGACCAATTAGGAATTAGGTTACAGACAAAAACATGACCtcttaaattttgttaaaaaatattcagaaaaaatatgaactttCTAATTTGGTTTACAAAGGCTAACataatatatatcatatttttgttcatgttgttgcgaaaaatataaattttgtgccattaaaattttgattttataagaGCCATTATTatttgattattaaaaaaatcattaaactCAAAAAGTGATTAACCTAGTATATGATTCCAATTGAATAACTATTAAGGTCATAGTTATTAAAAATGTTGGATTACATAAAATGTACTTAATCAACATTagggtctagtttttgtctctcGCCTAATCACTTAAGTAGTATGGGATAACCAATTCttttatgtatgtgtgtgtatagtgAATTATGACCCTAATTATCTAAAGTCACCCGATGATTTAACAAGAGTTGTCTATTTGAAGCAGATTGATAGTtgagagtaaaaaaaaaaaaagtgaattgacattagattaaaaaaatgttcatctcCTTTCTCTCCATGTTTTTATCTGAAGTGTCCATCATGATGGATCAAACAATCCTGATTAGGTAACTAGATAACATTGAAAAACTAggtcaacacacacacatatatatataaacatgagTATTGTCATATGTTCATGACAAATGACTTAATTAGAAAAAAGCACATGCAAATAAACATTTCCAGTTGGATGGCAATTATTGCCCGATTTTATGTCCAGCCTTCTAGCATTTTCGATGATATTTTCACGTTCAACTATGTAATTGAAATCCCACATCTAAAAGATAATaaattcaaaaaggaaaagttcttGAACTTTGGGATGTATATGTCGTCCTTGTAAGGTGAAGCATTAATTTCAGGTCATGAAAGCCATTACACAACTCAAGACTTCCTTTGTCTACTTTAATGCTTTTGGGTATTGATTCAAATCTAGTTACCTGATTAAGTTTTTTGAGGAgagttaaaaatgaaatttagCTTACCAAACAGCTTATATTTAAGCGGCAGTGCGAGAAATTAAAGCTCCTCAAGTTTGGGAGTCCTATTAAAAAGGCGTAGCCAGCCATATGGCTCCGCCCTAATTCAAAGTTAGTAGTAAACGGTGTTTAGTTAATAGAAAACCATAAATGAAgacaattttttctctttaacctTTTGGGCACCTTCAGATGAAGGAGATAAGGATGATGAAATGGAGATACTCCAGCATATATAGATTGTTAATCTCCTTACGAATGGTCATTGGATAAATCTTTTTGTGCATATGTACAGATAACGGAAGTTCTTCCATCTACAGCTAACGAGGTGGAGCGAGACAGTTCCATTAGTCTTGGACTAGCAGTCGATGGCCAGAGATCTTCCCAGGACGTGCAGGTCCAATCTCTTCCCTCATCTGGAGAACAAGAAGGTAAGTACATCCCTGACTCGTTACGAGGACAGAAAATATGGTCTTCATCAAGACTGTTGAGAAGACGTTCAAAGAAGAAGGTGAAGCGATTAGAAGaacaaactaaaaatggggTAAAGGAGAAGCGAGGCGCTATGATGATTGTGAGTGTGCTGATAGCAACACTCACATACCAGGCCTCCCTCAACCCTCCCGGTGGCTTCTGGCAGGatgacaaatttgaatcagCAGGCAACAGCACCGCTGCAGCACCGGTCGAACAGTCCGCCAATGTTTCCCGACCCGCGGGCACTGCAATCAATAGCAACTTTCGTAGCTTCCAGTGGTTTCTGATGTCTAACACGGTGGGGTTATTTGCATCTTTGGTCGTCATCTTGCTCTTGACCAGCGCCATCACAGTTGGAGTTGGCTCATGATGTGGGCTTTGATGATCATTATGTGGATCTCCGTCTTCTCCGTAGCGTTTAGTTTCTTCTGTGGAGTGCTGATCATCTTGCGGGGAGATTTCTCATACCCAGCGGTTAAATACTTAATTGTGTTTGGCTTATGCTGCATGGGGCTCTTTGGCCTACTGGTGCTGTTGCACGCTTTCATTGGCTTGAAGGAGATCTATCGCCGGGTGATGCCGAAACTAAGATTGCACAGTCAAAACGTTGACCCCgcttcttcctctctccctctctaataAAACAACTTAATTCCGGCGGTGGCTTAGTTCTTGTCGGCCAAGGCAAGTTGTTGAAGTGGACCGTGGAGCACTATCTCTGAATCTATTGACTCTTGCCGAGATGAGGGAGATATCTCCACAGATAatcttgctggaatttggagtctTGCTGCATGCTCTTTTGGTATATTGGAAACCTTCCTCTCATAAGCGTTCACCATATACAATAGTATATTGTATTTTACGAAATATTTCCGTTGTATGTATTGTCGTATAAATCTGAACTAAGACTTTGTTGGTTTACTCCTTGGCTTGTGTCTTTAAAATTTTCTAGTGATATCAATGCCAGATGTCAGACAACCTCTGAATTTGTGCATATACTGTCTGTCGCAATTGGTTCTGACAAGGTAAGCACCCTGAGCTATCAAATGGACGGAGGTTAGAGTACTCGAACCTTTAACAAAATGCAGCATTCTAATTTGGTCCTGCCCTAAGACAAACACTTGAGAAAAACTCAAAACCACAGAAGAAAACCACAGAAGAACTCAAACCACAGAAGAAAACCTAATAAGTAACTCTTATaaatcagtttttaaaatctaGGAGCAGTGATCTTTAGATTGTTATAGAAAATTAATTGCATATACAAGGCATAATCTCAAAATAAATGAGTAAGTTTTCGAACAAAAACTTGCAGCAACATATTTAGGTTTGTGTCAAGAAAGATCCAATTCCTGATAGACGTTAGTCAAAAGCCCAAAACATTAGctaaattttctcctttttcttaatAAAGAATTGAAACACAATTTTGTACCTTACAAGGCATAGACGAAGCACCAATGGAAAGGCAGAGTGTCTCAATACATGGTTCCAATAGTGGGAGACTGTCAACGTATTGGACAGGGGATAGGTGCTTGGGCCCGAATGCCCGCCAGCTGCCGTGTTCTGCTCCTCATTCTTAATTTGGTGTCAAAAGAATGAACTAACCTCCTAGCTATTCTTCAAGGGTCCTCTAATCACAAACCAAACCTACATTCGGAGTACTATCATAATGCATACCTGATCCCTTACTCAGATATTCTAGTATATCTGAGTAAGTGTGCAATTTGAAAAGTGTGCAACGCCCTTTGAGGTGATAAGCGTTTGATTATGCAATTTGATGGATTATGCCAAAGCGACTGGGTCTTAGTACCTTTTTCAGGACGGATCTCTTTGGTGAAGGTGGTGATGATATTGGTGTTAGGAATAACACACAATAAACTCTCTTttcgcactctcaagagggggttagaagcaacaaggaagaagacaacgatttacgtggttcaaaacaataatctcctacgtccacggtcgcacagatctcttgtattctctctcttctatgaaCACACAGAACAGACACTCACCagcggcggccatcctcaaaacataaggattagagcaaacccgcatttgtacaaaatgacatatatgcctTTACATAAAGAAAGGGGGCGCTGCCCCCTGCAACCCCCAATCAACTTACCGCGAAGTTGGATCCGCAGTATTGCAAATGAGTGTCTAATATGAATcaacttccatacaccaacaattGAGAGACTTTCTTCTTACCTTCTAATGGCTAGATCCATAGTTCTTTCCGTAGTATAAAAAAGAATAACTGAATCGAGTTCACACAGTCTCGTCTATCACTTTTTGTCTATCACTTTTTTGCTTGAGCAGACATACTGGTCTTAGAAGtaaatagcattagatacatggTTACCCTACGCCCGTCGAATGTTGCAGCGGAGAGGACTTCTCCTCCCCCTGCACAGTTCACAGCAAATTTATTACCAACGCTTCTTTAGGCGTCACTGTTGCTTGGAAAGGAATCGATGGCCTCCCTCTCTGCCAAATGCAAATGGTTCGctcccttttttttattttttatttttttaaatcatgcaAGAGGAGCGTTTTATCGAGCGTACCTTACTCCAGAGGTTAGTGGGGCCATGAATTCTGCAtaggaaaaaattttgacaatcgGATGAAGATTAAATAAATTATGAACTGAAAAACAATCTTTTAACTACTTCCCGGGTGGAAAGCTTATATTATGGTAAGCACAAATGACATTCTTCAATATGAGAATTTATTTCCACCTGATTTAAATCTTGCTCCGAACTGGCATAACAGTTGGATTTGTTATATAAGAGGGAAAACATTTCCCCAGTTGTATATAACCGGGCCACTCTCATTCATTTTGGATAACGTAAGGGGATTGGACTCTGCCAAACGGGTTCTGTAACATACTGCCATTCATGCGTCATGACAGAGCAAGTGAATCAAACATTTTAGTGCGTCTAGAGATCCGATGTCTCGAGTATTCATCAGGAGAAGACTATAGACTATCGGTTCCAAAAAAAGGTTTTGGTAAATAAAAATCCTGGTAGATGAGCTCTTAATGTCGTCCACAAGCTAGGTGACTTGGTCCTGAGCACTCGTGCTAGATCTAGACAAACTCTTCAACTTGACCTCAGAAATGACAAAATGCAAACAATAAAAATCACATTGCGTgcatttaaaaagtaaaaagtaaatAGCGCtgtgaaaaaatatattgtgtatgttgtgtgtgtgtgcgtatatTGATTAGCCATGTTATTAGTAGTGTCATTCAATATTAGTGCTCACTTTTTACCCTTCATTAAGCCGCAATATACTTCTCCCATTTCAATTTTGCTATGGCTTTCTGTGGTGTTCTCAAGGTCATGAATCAGTCAAACATTTCCTAGCATGCTGATGTGGGCCCATGCCCAACCACACAGTAAGTCAGTAGACCAGCCCACATCCGGGTACAGGCACGCCTTCTTCAGCCATGCCCACCGTCAGATAGAGCCATCGGAGCCAGCCAGCCTCTGCAACCCACTTATAAGACCCAGAGAGCCACGCTGCACCAGCCAGCTTGTTCAAAGACTGCCTGGCCCTATCTCAGCAGAATTGCTAAGGGAAGTGGCAAGGGTGTCTTGAGGGCTTGGACAGAGGTTGCGTTCGGCTAAAGAAATTGGTGGTGGGCCGGAAAGGGCTTGGCCGATCAAACAAGGTCCTTGCCTAGCCAATGGAACCTTTTAATAGGGAAGACTCTAGGCGAGTCCTAATGAGCATAGCATATTTTATAAGGGCAATACTCATTAGTACATCGCACGGAGAGGCAGAAAATTTTATCAGAGGGGCGCAAACTTCCGATGTAACAGAGTCATTAACAAATAAATTCataacatgcatgtttaatcTCGTATTGTCATACATTAAAtatgtttcatgaaaatttcatgtttacaagaaagaaaaaaaagcacgGCAGTAACGTATAAATATTGAAATGCCATGAGAACACTTTTCTTGAAACggaattttcaaaattctttttattttcaataaaaaacagTAATTTTATAATTCAGAACAATTAAATGAGAAAGGCTTAATGGACATTTTAAGaaattgtaaattatatatagATTTTGGAAAGTTAATAACagatttttatgtatttttggCAACTGGAAAACATTCAGAAGCTCCCTAAATGCTAATTAATTATTTGTCTATTGCCTAAGTATATTGACCTGAAACTAAACTATTCAAGGCCGCTAGTACTTAAGTGAACTATAAGCGAATGTAAACCTAAAAACTTTAATGCTACTattccttcaaaaaaaataaaatgggcCACACGTGTATTGTATTTTCGATAATTAGTTTGAGttaattcttcattttttgaaagaaaaaagaaagaaaaaaagaagagaaagcaattgattgctcaAGGGTTAACATATAAAACTAGAAGCGCGGACACTATAATTAAAGAAGCAATTAGAAACGAACCGTAACAACTATGTTCCAATTAATGGAATTTGCAAGTTATCAATATGAATTTCGAACCTATAAACTGACAAGGTTGAGATCGATGAGGGCTAGGGCCTTTAACTGAATTAGCATTTGTAGGTGTTGATCCCGTTTCAGGTCACGTTATTTTTCAATAGGTAAAAAGGATTAAAAACCGTTAAAAAATTAATACTTTTATCACAAATTAGAAGATGATATGGAGAATGGCTTCTAAACAAAATAGAAACTGCAATCATTAGTCGATCTATATCGATAAGTAAatgtttctctcattttttttcttcccaaaCTGCGGACATGAAAATATACTAAAACTTAGAGAGAGAACACCATCCAGTGTGTTTATATGAATCCAAAAATGTGCGTCTTCGTTCAATGTGTCCCTTTATTATTCATTTGACTATTCCAATCCGATCGAAGGCTCATGCAGCTGGTGGTATACCAAGTTCGTCGTTGTAATTATAATTAAATCCCACGTAAAAACTTACTCGTGTTGGCCAATGAATTGCCCAAGTTAACGAATCAGGTTCGAGCTATCTAGAAGTGCCATGTAAATCCTCCATGTCTTGAGAACCTGGGAGAGGGGAGTGGGTTGCCTCAGACGAACATGAGCCAAGTTCGTTGTTGAGCTCATTTAGCGGTTGTTGGTTGGATTGACAGATTTATTTTTATGGGtgttattcatttgaaaaatataaaggaTGGATACATGCTATCTTAATTAATTGACAGGTGTATTGTTTTCTACGaacaacaggagaaaaagaaggaactaTCACATCTTCCCAGTATTTTTCCTCCCCCACCTTCCGCTGTCTCTAATGTCATTATTCAACTTAATTAAACATTAATTGGACTATTCTACTCTTTAGTGTCAATACTTCCAAGGTAGGCACACTTTTGTTTTGTCGATCCGACTGTGGAAGTAATTGTGAAAGGGAGAGACGGGGGACTTGATTGCACATTTGTGGATCCCAAGCAATCTTGTACCTGATTTAGCAGATAAGAGGAAATTCATGTCCAAGGCAATATGTAGCGTCGCCTTTAGCCATCACATCATTTGATGTGGAAACGGTTTTGCAAGTTAGTTTTAAGTTGACACATTTGTACAGACCAGCAAGATGACAGAGAGGGAGGGTGGGAGGTTGAGCAGCAagatttcagagagagagagagagagagagaggtagaaagagaaagagaaagatagtCCATGTTCTGTAagtacatatataaaagaatgtgCAGGTCCCATCTAGATCCAGATTATAAATATTCATTAGACTATCATAGTCTCTCAAGATAgctttggataaaaaaaaaagaaaacaagattgCTCAAGGGTCAACAtataaaactaaacaaaaagaaaacaaggttgTTCAAGGGTCAACATATAAAACTAAACGGCGGCTATAATCAATGAAGTAATTAGAAACGAATCATACCAACTATTTTCCAATTAATAGATTTTATAAGTTATCAAAGTGAATGCCGAACCTACAAAATAACAAGGTTGAGACCGATGTGGGCTAGGGTCTTTTTAACTTAATTAGCATCTCGCACCCTCTTCCCACGTGTTGGTCCTGTTTTAGGTCACGTTATTTCAATAGGTAACAAAGATTAAAAGCTGTTAAAAAGTCATACTTTTATTCAAATTTCTAAGATGATATGGCGAATGGTTTCTAAACAGTAGTCGTTCTATCTCGTTAAGATAAAggaatgtttcaaacttttcttttttattattattcttcCCAAACTAGGGGCATGACAATATTCTAAAACTTAAAGAGAACACCATTCAGTGTGTGTACATGAATCCACAAATGTGTGTGATCTCTATTCAGTATGTCTCTATAGTATTCAATAAGGCTCCCGAAGCAAGCAGCTGGTGGTATACCATGTTCTTCTCAACTCGGTCTAACGATTAACGAGCTGAACATATGAACATGGGCTATAGCTAGCTCGTTACGACCAGTGAGCGTGAGTGTGGGTGTTCATTTATATCGACTGGATCGTTGACAAATATTTGCTTAGATTTCCAAGATTAATGTGTTTAGGTGACTTTGTAATTATAATTAAACCTCACATAGAAACTTACTGAAATTCGTCAATGAATCGAGTTCAAGCTAGCTACAATTCATGAGACAAAGTACTCCAATGAACTACGCTGTTTATCAAGCAACCCGGGGTTGCCTCAGATGAAGAAGACCCGAGTTTGAACCATGACCCCAAATTTAATGAAAGGATGCAAGTTGCAGCGTTATCTGAGCTCATTAAATATAGCTGGTTGGATTGGCAGACCATTGAAAAATCTCAGCATTAAGTCATTTCTCAAAAAGTGAGTTATTATTCTGGATTGTAAATGGTGGATATGAACACTGAGGCGTTCCACTTTCCATAAGACGTCTTCGACCCTTAGACCTGAGGGAGAAGCGAAAAAGGAAGAGGCCTCGGCGGCTTGAGTGTATCTTCCTATCATTCTCATGTTTTCAACCTAACTAAACATTCATCAGACTATTCTACTCCAGTGTCAATATTTCCAAGGACAAACACCCTTTCCTTCTTGTCGATCTAACTGTGAAACTAATATGAAAGGGAAAGATGGGACTGAAGGAACGCATAGCTGGACTTGATTGCACATCTGTGGATCCCAAGCAACGTTGGACCTGATTAAGCAGATAAGAGGAGATTCATGTCCAAGCAATATCGAGCGTCGACTTTAGCCATCACGTCATTTGATGTGGGGATGTTGAGTCCACGCCTTTGCTAGTTAGTTTTAAGTTGACACATTTGTAGAGCCCAgcaagattctagagagagagagagagagtgagtgaatCAGAACCCTTAATTTGGCTTTCCTTGAAAAGTTTCTATCTCCGCCCACCCCTGTATACAATGAATCTAATACGTGATAGATAGCATATGACAGGAAATTCATGTCCAAGCAATATGTGAAAATATATAAGTGAAAGCATATAAGAGAAAATTCATGTCCAAGGCAATATGGAGCGTCGACTTTAGCCATCACATCATTTGATGTGGAAATGTTGAGTCCACGCCTTTGCTAGTTAGTTTTAAGTTGACACATTTGTACAGACCAGCAAGATTACACAGAGGGAGGGAAGGACATTGAGCAAtaagattcagagagagagagagagagagagagagagagagagccaatggtttgaaagtatatatatatatatatatatatacatgaaagaATGTGCAGGT
Coding sequences:
- the LOC116246007 gene encoding uncharacterized protein LOC116246007; its protein translation is MDRNDSSKTILELTSAGKNSEITEVLPSTANEVERDSSISLGLAVDGQRSSQDVQVQSLPSSGEQEGKYIPDSLRGQKIWSSSRLLRRRSKKKVKRLEEQTKNGVKEKRGAMMIVSVLIATLTYQASLNPPGGFWQDDKFESAGNSTAAAPVEQSANVSRPAGTAINSNFRSFQWFLMSNTVGLFASLVVILLLTSAITVGVGS